Within the Salvia hispanica cultivar TCC Black 2014 chromosome 4, UniMelb_Shisp_WGS_1.0, whole genome shotgun sequence genome, the region TCTCACTGACTAGGAATGCACCTATTCAATTTGTTGAACCTTTTGTGGGATTGACTAGTATAGTACACCATCATTTTATCCATTTGCAGTGTTTAGACATTCATCTCGATGCAGTCTAGCTTAGTTATATGTTTTCATGTCAGACATGCTATATTATTGTACTGCTGTATATAAGACCATATCAAATCATATTAAACTACATCATCTTTAGGAGGTAATGTAATAGGTGCTTTTCGTAATATTGCATCATTATTGATGCATTAGAAAGATAATTGATAATGGgaaaatgtttttttgtatatgaaattaaacaCCATTGATAATTGGTGTATGTGGAGGATTCAACATGTAATGTGAGGTTCACTTAAATGTAATCTAGTATTGCCTTTGTTTCAACTACATGCAACATAGGTGCAAAAggtttcaaattattaattgccGAAAGTCCAACAACCCTAGCTGTTAATGATCAAATGTCAGGAAATGCACTTTTTTTagtgggggggggggggggggagaaAGATTTGTTTGATTGAGTTAGGAAAGAATGTTGTTATGTATAATCATAAAACTATGTTTGGATGAACCAATTCCAGACTATTATATTATCTTTAGATTTCGTTTTCACTGGTCGGCCATTTGGTGACAAGCTCTTGTTGCAATTTTATACACTCTACGACATTAAGATAATTATTAGTGAAGGTCTCTATGTGTGTGTGTCAAGATAACGAATGGAATattaactatattatttattcttataatAATTGGTGTATGCaatcatttgtatatatttgaaTCTCTATGATGATTGGAACTTGTAAGGTAGAGTAAGATGATAGAAGAGATTAGAGAACATGCACACCAAATGAAAGTTGAAACTAAGCACAACATGTTTAAAATCTATAGTCATGAAATAATTTCATGATAGAAAGAGACGCTATGATTATTTGTTGTAGCAGAGCTAATCTGAGGAGCACTTTGGAACATCTTTTTCTACAAGCCATTTTAGTTTAGCTTGCTTTTCATTTGTAAAAAACTGAACTCTCTGAATCTATTTATGTCTCATTTATTGAATCTATTTATGCCTGCTTTATTGTATCTGTTTCTGTAAGAGCTCTTATAAATGCTTGTagataaaatcataaaaattatgtCCCCCATTTTACCAGGAAGTGGCAAGACATTCACTATGCAGCCATTACCTCTTCGAGCTGCAGAAGACCTTGTGAGATTGCTGCACCAGCCAGTTTATCGCAATCAAAGATTCAAGCTGTGGCTGAgctattttgaaatatatggaGGAAAACTTTATGATCTTCTGAGCGATAGGAAGTTAATACTCTTACTTGGTATCCCTTGTATTGAAGTAGTGAATCTTTTTACATTATGTGTGAGAATCTCATTCCTAAATTaactatatttgaaaaatgcTTCTGTTATAAACTAGGTATGACAAAATGACCCTTTATGAAGTCAGCTTAGGCTCCCCTGTatccaaaaaataagttttaaatattatcATCAAGATGCAAAATCTATCCTCATTAGTTGgctttcataaaataaaatgttgattGATTTTGGATTGTTCTTATGTAGGAAACTATGCATGAGAGAAGATGGCAGACAACAAGTCTGCATTGTTGGACTGCAGGAGTTTGAAGTCTCTGATGTGGCTATTgtaaaagaatatattgagAGGGGAAATTCCTCTAGAAGCACGGGTTCTACGGGTGCTAATGAGGAGTCTTCCAGATCCCATGCTATTTTGCAACTGGTTGTGAAGAAGCACCCTGAGGTGAAAGAATCTAGGAGGAATAATTACAATAATGATGGAAATGAATCCAGAGTTGGGAAGGTTGTAggaaaaatttcttttattgatCTTGCTGGTAGCGAGAGGGGTGCTGACACTACAGATAACGATCGACAAACACGGTATTGATTTCTGCTGTTAATGGAGGTGCTTCTTTGTATTTTACATGCTTGTTTATTCCTGCCAACATGAATTATCCACTTTCACCATTAGACTCACTTTACATTATTTCTGATGTTCGTCTGATGATTATCTTTGACCTGTTGCAAGTATAGTTAATTGATAGTCCTAAGTTTTCACTGACATGTTTGTTTTGTGCAAAATTTTTCTAAGATCATCTTGTAGTTACGGAATTCAGTATTTGGTGGTAAGTTTTTATTCAGATTGTGTCTTTGTTTTTGTGCAGGATTGAAGGTGCAGAAATTAACAAAAGTTTACTGGCACTCAAGGAATGTATTCGCGCTCTTGACAATGACCAGATTCACATCCCATTCCGAGGAAGCAAGCTTACTGAGGTTCTTCGTGACTCCTTTGTGGGCAACTCAAGGACCGTTATGATCTCTTGCATTTCTCCAAATGCTGGCTCATGCGAGCATACTCTCAACACTTTGAGATATGCTGATAGGTTAGCCCCCCCTCTTGCTGGCTGTCATTTATCCTTTTATCAGTGTGGCCCAGGTGTCCTTTTCACATGATAAGCTAACAAATTGCCATCGACTAACAGGGTTAAAAGTCTCTCAAAAAGTGGGAACCCGAGGAAGGATCAGTCTAGTTCATTGCCATCAAGTGTCAAGGAATCTTCATCAGCTACAACTTCATCTGCTGCTGCTACTGCTGCTGAGGCAGAGGACTATTATGAGCAACTTCAAGAATCTAAAGTGATGGATACGAGTAGAAGAGTTTCTGAGAAGGAAACTTCATCCTTCAATAATTCTACTGAGGAAGATAAACCGCCTTCTAGTTTCTCTTCCAATTTTAACTTAAATGGCCGTGATGAAAGCGGGATGGCTGCTGTTGGTATGGAAAAGGAACGGTTTGATGTAAAAAATTCTTTGAGGGGCTCTACCAGTCAGAAGACATTTTCTGCTGGAAACCCTCAGAGTTCGACTAATGTAGAAGAGAAGGTGCAGAAAGTATCTCCACCTCGGCAAAAAGCTTACAGGGAGGATAGGCTCGAAAAGCAGGGGCTTGGAATGAGAAGGGACTATGACAATATGGATGTAATGTCGCCCACCAGTtacaaacaacaaaatatgaaCACCTCTAATGCAAGTACCCCTGTTGCTAAGCAGAGTGAACCTGAGCCTCGTGATGGAAGTATCAATGAGATACTCGAGGTCGGCTCTAAACTCTTCTAAATTCATGACAAGGGTCTTACCTCCAAatgctaattattttttgaatacaGGAAGAAGCCGCCCTCATTGCAGCCCACCGTAAGGAGATTGAAGATACTATGGAGATAGTTCGCGAAGTAATAGCCGTTCTCTCTACTCTCTTGTTCACTTAATCTGTAAGCAGTGACATCAAGATACTGAATTTGTTTGCTTTTTATGGCAGGAAATGAAACTATTAGCCGAAGTGGATCAACCAGGCTCCCATATCGACAACTATGTGACACAGTTGAGTTTTGTGCTATCACGCAAAGCAGCTAGCCTCGTCAGCCTTCAAGCTCGCCTCGCCAGGTTCCAGCACCGGCTAAGGGAGCAGGAAATACTCAGTCGGAAAAGGGTGCCCCGCTGAAGCAGCACCATGAAACTTACATTCGTTCTTGTTTATTGTACCGACTATAGCCTACTTTTACTGTCAATTATACATACGAATCGCCCGGTTGAGGTTTGTATTTGTGAAGCTGAAGAAAAGCGACCTAGATAAATGCTAAGAACTGttgaaagaaaatattgtgaaaCTAACGAACAAGATGAATAGCAAACAAATGCAGAACCTTTTTTACAAGTTACACCGGAATGTTTACCTGGCTAAAGCAGAGTCCAATATCCCTGCTATACATGCCACAATCAAACCTGTCCAGGGAgcaatttatcataattacaaacaaaattaagttTTACATGATTCATCAACTAAGAaaggaataattttttttgttatctgCGCATAGGTAATAAAGTTCCAGAATTTTGTCCAGCTAAGCTTTTACCCCATTTCTAAAGCATATTGACCAATAGCATATCATAGTATAATAGAAAAACAGAATAACAGAAATCTGAGCATATCAATAGGTATTGGGACAAGGAAGGACTATATTTTTTACGGATTAACTCAACAGCTAGTTCAGTTCACATTAACTCAGCACAGCAGAATTAACTTGTTCctttatatatcaatataacaTTCAAGTTTTCACGTTCACAAgcacaaaaattaagatacTTGTAATGTTTTGCAAGTTACCCATTTAACTGCTGTGGAAGTTCTGTGACAAATTCTTTCTCCCATGAGTTAAGGTTGATATTCTTTCCACACTTGTCCTTCACCTCATCCTCAAAATACTTGGCCTACATTAAGAACTTCCAAAGAGTCATGCCATAGCAAAACACTACAGAAACCAACAAAAGTTATCGACGAATTGATGCATAACATCGctcaaaaattaaagaagcTAAGAAGTCCAGTCAGCTAAACAAGGAATTAAGCATACCAGTGCATTCAGAACTTGACTGTCACGATCTCCGAGTGGATCAAGATACTGAaactttttatcctttttgttGATAACTGCCAAACACCAATGGATTTCTTGGTGGATAGGcacaaaaatctaaaaaaaattaagtaacaTCATCATGAATGGAAAAATTCAAAGGGATAAGTGGAAACATTGACAAAGAAAAGCTTATGATGAAATCTAAATCCCCAGAAACATACTTTGTCACACTCTAAAAGACTATATCCGAGCTTTTTCTGTGTAGTCCATCTCCGAACTGATTGAAAATTGTAGCCACCACGACTGCTCATAAGCTGAGAAAGCACCAAGTGACTGTTAGACTTAGAAGTGCACTTCTAAATGTTAGGGGCAgtaagtgttttcttatcgtATTGAAGTGTAAATATAACGTGTATTGGGCATGTCAAGCTAATAATTCAACAAATGGGATATGGTGCTAAAGAATGGATATCCGAGCAATAAGCACACCTTCTTGTAAAAGAACGTATTAAAGAAA harbors:
- the LOC125223501 gene encoding kinesin-like protein KIN-13A, whose protein sequence is MRHGAGQMQQSSAAAATTLYDNAGPGVSGGDAGDAVMARWLQSAGLQHLASPMSSNAVDNRLLPNLLMQGYGPQSAEEKQRLFKLMRNLNFNGENVSEPHIPTPTAQSSGAFTPTEGYYAPEFRGDFGAGLLDLHSMDDTELLSDHAISDPFESSPFMPAGTKAFDTDIVGVANRQQKIQMDAEAPVSSFNEKELSTRENNVAKIKVVVRKRPLNKKELARKEDDVVAVYDDAYLTVHEPKLKVDLTAYVEKHEFCFDAVLDEQVSNDEVYRKTVEPIIPIIFQRTKATCFAYGQTGSGKTFTMQPLPLRAAEDLVRLLHQPVYRNQRFKLWLSYFEIYGGKLYDLLSDRKKLCMREDGRQQVCIVGLQEFEVSDVAIVKEYIERGNSSRSTGSTGANEESSRSHAILQLVVKKHPEVKESRRNNYNNDGNESRVGKVVGKISFIDLAGSERGADTTDNDRQTRIEGAEINKSLLALKECIRALDNDQIHIPFRGSKLTEVLRDSFVGNSRTVMISCISPNAGSCEHTLNTLRYADRVKSLSKSGNPRKDQSSSLPSSVKESSSATTSSAAATAAEAEDYYEQLQESKVMDTSRRVSEKETSSFNNSTEEDKPPSSFSSNFNLNGRDESGMAAVGMEKERFDVKNSLRGSTSQKTFSAGNPQSSTNVEEKVQKVSPPRQKAYREDRLEKQGLGMRRDYDNMDVMSPTSYKQQNMNTSNASTPVAKQSEPEPRDGSINEILEEEAALIAAHRKEIEDTMEIVREEMKLLAEVDQPGSHIDNYVTQLSFVLSRKAASLVSLQARLARFQHRLREQEILSRKRVPR